A stretch of the Poseidonibacter antarcticus genome encodes the following:
- a CDS encoding efflux RND transporter permease subunit, producing MISSYFIKNPVFTSVISIIIFLTGLLAIKNLPIEQFPQVSPPQIIVSTTYPGASAQTIAQTVVAPLEESLNGVEDMIYMESTTSDDGTASINVFFKVGTNRQSAKVNVNNRVQTVLSTLPASVQSQGLNVRERSASILKVYGLISPDNSRNSLFLSNYAKNNIVDDLKRINGVGDVVIFGEKEYAMRVWIDPDKLVSYNLTAAEVITKIKDQNEQYAAGKFAQEPTASKQMFTYTLQTPDRFKNAEQFGNIILKADETGRNVLLKDVATVELGAASYSRKALYNGKNAIPFGIFLQSGANALETDNAINLKIAEIEKTFPSGVSYRVPYETLSFIKVSIDEVINTFVEAMILVMLIIYIFLQNWRATLIPILAVPISIVGAFAGMYALGYSINLLTLFGLVLAIGIVVDDAIVVIENVEKHMSDGMNPKDATMKAMHEVSGALIAIVLVLCAVFVPVAFLGGLSGVMYKQFAVTIAISVVISGIVALTLTPALCALLLKPNHKEPNFFFRGFNRMFDALSNGYAKIVKFVIRLSVVFLVIYAGVAYVTYSEFGKMNTELVPTEDQGNVFILSYNPPGSSLTRTEKLAGQIYDTVTKNPNVDQVFQIPGMDFGTFTSRTNAMITFVDMKDWSERTLPDQQTPYLAKKFTGELMQTTTEGFSFGVVPSPIPGMSMTGGFDMYVQSRNSTDILELNKYVSEIVKKANANPKLTGVRSTLNVNTPKYKMDVDYEKAFAKGVSTSDIFTALNATLADKYVNDFTLNGKNYNVIIESLQNYRENPDDLNKVFVRGSDGDLLPITSFIKITKTTGTDIITRMNMFQSAKVSGSPAPGVSSSEALDVIEKISKEVLPTDYSLAWTGTAYQEKELSSNSSIAFIAGIIFLYLILSALYERWFLPITIVFAVPFAVLGSIEATMWRGLSNDIYFQVGLLVLIGLSAKNAILIVEFALHKRKEGMKLLDATVEAAKLRLRPIVMTSLAFTIGVVPLAISQGAGAASRHSIGTGVIGGMLAATFIAIIFIPMFYYVVEKLTNSDEKIEKKRLLENKEN from the coding sequence ATGATTTCATCTTATTTTATAAAAAATCCTGTATTTACATCGGTAATTTCTATTATCATATTTCTTACAGGATTATTGGCAATTAAAAATCTACCAATTGAGCAGTTTCCACAAGTGTCACCTCCTCAAATCATTGTATCTACAACATATCCAGGAGCTAGTGCTCAAACTATTGCTCAAACTGTTGTTGCACCATTGGAAGAAAGTTTAAATGGTGTTGAAGATATGATTTATATGGAATCAACAACATCAGATGATGGAACAGCTTCGATTAATGTTTTCTTTAAAGTTGGAACTAATAGACAAAGTGCAAAAGTTAATGTAAATAATAGAGTACAAACTGTACTTTCTACTCTGCCAGCTAGTGTTCAAAGTCAAGGTTTAAATGTAAGAGAAAGATCTGCAAGTATACTAAAAGTATATGGATTAATTTCTCCTGATAACTCAAGAAACAGTTTATTCTTATCAAATTATGCAAAAAACAATATTGTTGATGATTTAAAACGTATCAATGGTGTTGGAGATGTAGTTATTTTTGGTGAAAAAGAATATGCTATGAGAGTTTGGATTGACCCTGATAAATTAGTAAGTTATAATTTAACTGCAGCTGAAGTAATAACAAAAATTAAAGATCAAAATGAACAATATGCAGCAGGTAAATTTGCACAAGAACCAACTGCAAGCAAACAAATGTTTACTTATACTTTACAAACACCAGATAGATTCAAAAATGCTGAACAATTTGGGAATATTATTTTAAAAGCGGATGAAACAGGTAGAAATGTTCTATTAAAAGATGTTGCTACAGTTGAACTTGGAGCTGCTTCATATTCAAGAAAAGCTTTATATAATGGAAAGAATGCGATTCCTTTTGGTATTTTCTTACAATCAGGTGCAAATGCTCTTGAAACTGATAATGCTATTAATCTAAAAATTGCAGAAATAGAAAAAACTTTCCCTTCAGGAGTTAGTTATAGAGTTCCTTATGAAACATTATCATTTATTAAAGTTTCTATTGATGAAGTTATTAATACTTTTGTTGAAGCAATGATTTTAGTAATGTTAATTATTTATATTTTCTTACAAAACTGGAGAGCTACGCTTATTCCTATTTTAGCAGTACCAATTTCAATTGTTGGTGCATTTGCAGGTATGTATGCTTTAGGATATAGTATAAATCTTCTTACTCTTTTTGGTTTAGTTCTGGCCATTGGTATTGTTGTTGATGATGCTATTGTTGTTATTGAAAATGTAGAAAAGCATATGTCTGATGGAATGAATCCAAAAGACGCAACAATGAAAGCAATGCACGAAGTATCAGGTGCTTTAATCGCTATTGTATTAGTTTTATGTGCTGTATTCGTGCCTGTTGCATTCTTAGGTGGACTTTCAGGAGTTATGTATAAACAATTTGCTGTTACTATTGCAATTTCTGTTGTTATTTCAGGTATTGTTGCACTTACATTAACACCAGCTCTTTGTGCATTATTATTAAAACCAAATCATAAAGAACCAAACTTCTTCTTTAGAGGTTTCAATAGAATGTTTGATGCATTATCTAATGGATATGCGAAAATTGTAAAATTTGTGATTAGACTTTCGGTTGTATTCCTTGTAATTTATGCAGGTGTTGCTTATGTTACATATTCAGAATTTGGGAAAATGAATACAGAATTAGTTCCAACAGAAGATCAAGGAAATGTATTTATTCTTTCTTATAACCCTCCTGGTTCTTCATTAACTAGAACAGAAAAACTAGCAGGTCAAATTTATGATACTGTTACAAAAAATCCAAATGTAGACCAAGTATTTCAAATTCCAGGAATGGATTTTGGTACTTTTACAAGTAGAACAAATGCAATGATTACTTTTGTTGATATGAAAGATTGGAGTGAGCGTACACTTCCTGATCAACAAACACCATATTTAGCTAAAAAGTTTACTGGTGAATTAATGCAAACAACAACAGAAGGTTTTAGTTTTGGTGTTGTACCTTCTCCAATTCCTGGTATGTCTATGACAGGTGGTTTTGATATGTATGTTCAGTCTAGAAATAGTACTGATATTTTAGAATTAAATAAATATGTGTCAGAAATAGTTAAAAAAGCAAATGCAAATCCAAAATTAACAGGTGTTAGATCAACTCTTAATGTAAATACTCCAAAGTATAAAATGGATGTTGATTATGAAAAAGCATTTGCAAAAGGTGTTTCTACAAGTGATATATTTACAGCATTAAATGCAACATTAGCAGATAAATATGTAAATGATTTTACTTTAAATGGTAAAAACTACAATGTTATTATTGAATCACTTCAAAATTATAGAGAAAACCCTGATGATTTAAATAAAGTTTTTGTAAGAGGAAGTGATGGTGATTTATTACCAATTACATCATTTATAAAAATTACTAAAACAACAGGAACTGATATTATTACAAGAATGAATATGTTCCAATCAGCGAAAGTGTCTGGTTCACCAGCACCTGGAGTTTCTTCAAGTGAAGCTCTTGATGTGATTGAAAAAATTTCAAAAGAAGTATTACCAACTGATTATTCATTAGCTTGGACAGGAACTGCATATCAAGAAAAAGAGTTATCAAGTAATAGTAGTATTGCATTTATTGCAGGTATTATTTTCCTTTACTTAATCCTTAGTGCTTTATATGAAAGATGGTTCTTACCTATTACTATTGTATTTGCTGTACCATTTGCTGTTTTAGGTTCTATTGAAGCTACTATGTGGAGAGGATTATCAAATGATATTTATTTCCAAGTTGGATTATTAGTACTTATTGGACTTAGTGCCAAAAATGCGATTTTGATTGTAGAGTTTGCTTTACATAAAAGAAAAGAAGGAATGAAACTTCTTGATGCAACAGTTGAAGCAGCTAAATTAAGATTAAGACCAATCGTTATGACGTCATTAGCATTTACTATTGGTGTTGTTCCTTTAGCAATATCACAAGGAGCAGGTGCTGCTAGTAGACACTCTATTGGTACAGGTGTTATTGGTGGTATGTTAGCAGCTACATTTATTGCAATTATTTTTATTCCAATGTTCTATTATGTAGTTGAAAAACTTACTAATAGTGATGAAAAAATAGAGAAAAAAAGATTATTAGAAAATAAAGAAAACTAA
- a CDS encoding efflux RND transporter periplasmic adaptor subunit yields the protein MKKLLVGLALVSSTFMFAAGNEAPAVPVKAFTVNSDVVTISKKYPATIKAEKSVDIIARVSGALEKRYFVEGDFVKKGQKLYTIEQRTYQANIDSSRAAVNRAKSLVVKATNDWNRYKKLYEQKSISASQKDEYYYNYQDAIANEKNAQAALTNAKIQYGYTEIKAPMDGIIATTKLNVGNYVNANTSLTSITKVDPVYAEFSLSQKDIGKYLGHLKSKDIKFSINCGDKCIDGGELKYVSPTIDSATDTLLLRTEFRNIDNQVIVGQFTDINIQNIIIPNVISIPEVAIMQSGNASVVYVIDDKSTAQIRPVQLTGESTSTGVIISSGLKSGEKIIVNNIAKLRPNSKVQIVEEKE from the coding sequence ATGAAAAAATTATTAGTAGGTTTAGCCTTAGTATCAAGCACATTTATGTTTGCAGCGGGTAATGAAGCTCCTGCTGTACCTGTTAAGGCATTTACTGTAAATAGTGATGTTGTAACAATAAGTAAAAAATATCCAGCAACAATAAAAGCAGAAAAAAGTGTAGATATTATTGCAAGAGTTTCAGGTGCATTAGAAAAAAGATATTTTGTTGAGGGTGATTTTGTAAAAAAAGGTCAAAAATTATATACAATTGAGCAAAGAACATACCAAGCAAATATTGATTCTTCAAGAGCTGCTGTTAATAGAGCAAAATCTTTAGTAGTAAAAGCTACAAATGATTGGAATAGATATAAAAAATTATATGAACAAAAATCAATTAGTGCATCTCAAAAAGATGAGTATTATTATAATTACCAAGATGCAATTGCAAATGAAAAAAATGCACAAGCAGCTTTAACAAATGCAAAAATTCAATATGGTTATACAGAAATCAAAGCACCAATGGATGGTATTATTGCTACTACAAAATTAAATGTTGGTAATTATGTAAATGCTAATACAAGCTTAACATCTATTACAAAAGTTGATCCTGTTTATGCTGAATTTTCATTGTCACAAAAAGATATTGGAAAATATTTAGGTCACTTAAAATCAAAAGATATTAAATTCTCAATTAATTGTGGAGATAAATGTATTGATGGTGGTGAATTAAAATATGTTTCTCCAACAATTGATTCTGCAACAGATACACTTTTATTAAGAACAGAATTTAGAAATATTGACAATCAAGTAATTGTAGGACAATTTACAGATATTAATATTCAAAATATAATTATTCCAAATGTTATTTCTATTCCTGAAGTTGCAATTATGCAAAGTGGAAATGCTTCTGTTGTTTACGTTATTGATGATAAATCAACTGCTCAAATTAGACCAGTTCAATTAACAGGTGAAAGTACTTCTACAGGTGTTATTATAAGTAGTGGTTTAAAAAGTGGTGAAAAAATTATAGTAAATAATATTGCAAAACTTAGACCAAATTCTAAGGTTCAAATAGTAGAGGAAAAAGAATAA
- a CDS encoding TolC family protein, whose amino-acid sequence MIKKVMLALSLPILLFSEDLNDLINMSLKNKNIMATEKNVESVQDEYKSVKKGYLPNVSVGAAYTDVDRETSSYANNSMNAYVDISYSLYDGGKKDLTYKSYESQINASKEELNTLKNEVSLDVINHYFNYLTYVSQKEAKITQIEQLTAQYQRLSKFLDAGATTIDELDRIMSNLESAKVELHELDLNIETVLHELEYITGKRVDISNGSYLEVSSEEGELRNDIKTLEYEAKTKFLDAKTVKTDNMPKVSLDNTYSYYDYNYNSSTYQNSAIDHQNVFSVNLKWDLFDFGSTKAAYDSKHKSFLSSKSKLEYEKNKASIDLNLAIKSYEIAKLKIKSANAALRAAVSTYDVVKNKYENGLVDNVSYLEALSDKSDAQSALSSAKYNLEVRKANVMYQKGKNVWEYVK is encoded by the coding sequence ATGATTAAAAAAGTTATGTTAGCTTTGAGTTTACCAATTTTGCTTTTTAGTGAAGATTTAAATGATTTAATAAATATGTCGTTAAAAAATAAAAATATAATGGCAACTGAAAAAAATGTTGAATCTGTACAAGATGAGTATAAAAGTGTAAAAAAAGGCTATTTACCAAATGTTAGTGTTGGTGCAGCGTATACAGATGTGGATAGAGAAACATCAAGTTATGCAAATAATTCAATGAATGCTTATGTTGATATTTCTTATAGTTTATATGATGGTGGGAAAAAAGATTTAACTTATAAATCTTATGAATCACAAATAAATGCTTCAAAAGAAGAATTAAATACGTTAAAAAATGAAGTTTCATTAGATGTTATTAACCATTATTTCAATTATTTAACTTATGTTTCTCAAAAAGAAGCAAAAATAACGCAAATAGAACAATTAACAGCACAGTATCAAAGACTAAGTAAGTTTTTAGATGCAGGAGCTACAACAATTGATGAGTTAGATAGAATTATGTCTAATTTAGAAAGTGCAAAAGTAGAACTTCATGAACTTGATTTAAATATTGAAACTGTATTACACGAATTAGAATATATTACAGGGAAAAGAGTTGATATTTCAAATGGTTCTTATCTTGAAGTAAGTAGTGAAGAAGGTGAATTAAGAAATGATATTAAAACATTAGAATATGAAGCTAAAACTAAGTTTTTAGATGCGAAAACTGTTAAAACAGATAATATGCCAAAAGTTTCATTAGATAATACATACTCATATTATGATTATAATTATAATAGTTCAACATACCAAAATTCAGCAATTGACCATCAAAATGTTTTTTCAGTAAATCTTAAATGGGATTTATTTGATTTTGGTTCTACAAAAGCAGCTTATGATTCAAAACATAAATCTTTTTTGAGTTCAAAATCAAAACTAGAATACGAAAAAAACAAAGCAAGTATTGATTTAAATTTAGCAATAAAATCTTATGAAATTGCAAAATTAAAAATCAAATCTGCAAATGCAGCACTTCGTGCAGCAGTTAGTACTTATGATGTAGTAAAAAATAAATATGAAAACGGTTTAGTTGATAATGTAAGTTATTTAGAAGCTTTAAGTGATAAATCAGATGCACAAAGTGCGCTTAGTTCAGCAAAATACAATTTAGAAGTTAGAAAAGCTAACGTAATGTATCAAAAAGGAAAAAATGTATGGGAGTACGTAAAATGA
- a CDS encoding aldo/keto reductase, translating to MDFRYIGKSGLRVSSICMGTMTFGSSTSKSEAFKIMDKAYAEGINFYDTAEIYPVPPKASTAGITEQWVGEWLQTKKRDSIILATKVAGAASGWFVPPIRNGLTAIDSFHIKKAVEGSLKELKTDYIDLYQMHWPDTIVPIEESLRAFDELVREGKVRYIGTSNDSAYGLTKANETSKNKNLARFESIQNNFSLLNPRFLDELSTVCKNENISLLPYSPIAGGVLSGKYNNNFYPEEARFSAYMKNPNPRVQAQATRFVNPKTIEATKRYEQLAKEYGISTVTLAVAYSKHFDFVASTIIGARQLDQLDDSLAAFKFKIDDELMKKIEEIQKDILYPMG from the coding sequence ATGGATTTTAGATACATAGGAAAAAGTGGACTTAGAGTTTCTTCTATTTGTATGGGAACTATGACATTTGGTTCAAGTACATCAAAAAGTGAAGCTTTTAAAATAATGGACAAAGCTTATGCTGAAGGTATAAACTTTTATGATACAGCAGAAATCTATCCCGTACCTCCAAAAGCAAGTACAGCAGGAATTACAGAACAATGGGTAGGTGAGTGGTTACAAACTAAAAAAAGAGATTCTATTATCTTAGCTACAAAAGTTGCAGGAGCAGCATCAGGGTGGTTTGTACCACCTATTAGAAATGGACTTACAGCTATTGATTCTTTTCATATTAAAAAAGCAGTTGAAGGAAGTCTAAAAGAGTTAAAAACTGATTATATCGACCTTTACCAAATGCACTGGCCTGATACTATTGTGCCAATTGAAGAGAGTTTAAGAGCTTTTGATGAATTGGTTCGTGAAGGAAAAGTAAGATATATTGGTACTTCAAATGATAGTGCTTATGGACTTACAAAAGCAAATGAAACATCAAAAAATAAAAATTTAGCGAGATTTGAATCAATTCAAAATAACTTTTCTTTACTAAATCCAAGATTTTTAGATGAACTTTCAACAGTATGTAAAAATGAAAATATTTCACTTCTTCCATACTCGCCAATAGCAGGTGGAGTTTTATCAGGAAAATACAATAATAACTTTTACCCAGAGGAAGCAAGATTTTCAGCATATATGAAAAATCCAAATCCAAGAGTACAAGCACAAGCTACAAGATTTGTAAATCCTAAAACAATCGAAGCTACAAAAAGATATGAACAACTAGCAAAAGAATACGGTATCTCAACTGTTACACTAGCAGTTGCTTATTCAAAACACTTTGATTTTGTTGCATCTACAATTATAGGTGCAAGACAATTAGATCAATTAGATGATTCATTAGCAGCATTCAAATTTAAAATTGATGATGAACTAATGAAAAAAATCGAAGAAATTCAAAAAGATATACTTTACCCAATGGGATAG
- a CDS encoding TetR/AcrR family transcriptional regulator → MQDNLKEKTKNEIMKISSDLFYSKGINETTISEITYLANIEKGTFYKYFKTKDDVINEYIKVYFENMHIQINEKINEYKTNKEKIIFIVKYIFKSKEKDEKFTYILVEFLRLAFTKKNSDEIKKLRCFNKENLNLINHYLKQGVECKEFKPCDTEEISLEIISSILGNLVLSLSHEFKACDNSTKCNIETILNSIKNDEKE, encoded by the coding sequence ATGCAGGATAATTTAAAAGAAAAAACAAAAAATGAGATTATGAAAATATCATCTGATTTATTTTATTCTAAAGGTATTAATGAAACAACAATTTCAGAAATTACCTACTTGGCTAATATAGAAAAAGGAACTTTTTATAAATATTTTAAAACGAAAGATGATGTAATAAACGAATATATAAAAGTATATTTTGAAAATATGCATATTCAAATTAATGAAAAGATTAATGAGTATAAAACAAATAAAGAAAAAATCATTTTTATAGTTAAATATATTTTTAAATCAAAAGAAAAAGATGAAAAGTTCACTTATATTTTAGTTGAATTTTTAAGATTAGCCTTTACTAAAAAAAACAGCGATGAAATTAAAAAGTTACGTTGTTTTAATAAAGAAAACCTAAATCTTATAAATCATTATCTAAAGCAAGGCGTAGAATGTAAAGAGTTCAAACCTTGCGATACAGAAGAAATATCACTTGAAATAATCTCAAGTATTTTAGGTAATTTAGTATTATCTTTAAGTCATGAGTTTAAAGCTTGTGATAATTCGACAAAGTGTAATATTGAGACAATTTTAAACTCAATTAAAAATGATGAAAAAGAATAA
- a CDS encoding ion transporter: MFNKIKIFIESNLFTKFIIYLIILNGITMGLETSKTLMSSFESYTNFFNQFVITIFTIEIILRIYIHRLSFFKDPWSLFDFFVVAISLVPTSSGFEILRILRVLRLFRIVTAVPQMKKIVSALVSVIPGMLSVIALMTLFFYISAIMSTQLFSQNFPQWFGTLGESFYTLFQIMTLESWSMGIVRPIMEVSPHAWLFFVPFIFVVTFVMINLVVAIIVDAMAILNKKEDQELLDEVHLNEIHVNDEIKKLRTEISELKILIENNFKNK, translated from the coding sequence ATGTTTAATAAAATTAAAATTTTTATAGAAAGTAATCTATTTACAAAATTTATTATTTATTTAATTATTTTAAATGGTATTACAATGGGATTAGAAACTTCTAAAACACTTATGTCAAGTTTTGAAAGCTATACAAACTTTTTCAATCAATTTGTTATCACTATATTTACAATAGAAATTATTCTTAGAATTTATATTCATAGATTGTCTTTTTTCAAAGACCCTTGGAGTTTATTTGACTTTTTTGTTGTTGCAATTTCATTAGTTCCAACTAGTTCAGGTTTTGAGATATTAAGGATTTTACGAGTTTTACGATTATTTAGAATAGTTACAGCAGTGCCTCAAATGAAAAAAATTGTTTCTGCTTTAGTTAGTGTGATTCCTGGTATGTTATCTGTAATTGCTTTAATGACATTATTCTTTTATATTTCTGCGATTATGTCTACTCAACTATTTTCACAAAATTTTCCTCAATGGTTTGGAACGTTAGGAGAATCTTTTTATACTTTATTCCAAATTATGACTTTAGAATCTTGGTCAATGGGAATTGTTCGGCCTATAATGGAAGTTTCACCTCATGCGTGGTTGTTCTTTGTACCTTTTATTTTTGTTGTAACTTTTGTAATGATAAATTTAGTTGTAGCAATTATTGTTGATGCAATGGCAATCTTAAATAAAAAAGAGGATCAAGAACTTCTAGATGAAGTTCATTTAAATGAAATACATGTAAATGATGAAATTAAAAAACTTAGAACTGAAATAAGTGAACTTAAAATTTTAATAGAGAATAATTTTAAGAATAAATAG
- a CDS encoding MarR family winged helix-turn-helix transcriptional regulator → MKKKILDAFYAYEQTKSKNGEDDYCAQLTIPMTIISNMLHSRGKHIYEAYDLTQSEIDMLAVLYIYNEGLTASEVSDRMVFSSGGISKVVKKLEFKKLIYKKYSTEDKRCALLYLEDKAREIVLACFPLFKENDAYFYNVLDETEIIILKKAFKKILYSVSED, encoded by the coding sequence ATGAAAAAGAAAATATTAGATGCATTTTATGCTTATGAACAAACAAAATCTAAAAATGGTGAAGATGATTATTGTGCACAATTAACAATACCTATGACAATAATTTCTAATATGTTGCATTCTCGTGGTAAACACATCTATGAAGCGTATGACTTAACTCAATCAGAAATTGATATGCTTGCGGTTTTATATATATACAATGAAGGACTAACAGCAAGTGAAGTTTCAGATAGAATGGTTTTTTCATCAGGTGGAATTAGTAAAGTTGTTAAAAAACTTGAATTTAAAAAGTTGATTTATAAAAAGTATTCCACAGAAGATAAAAGATGCGCTCTTTTATATCTTGAAGATAAAGCTAGAGAGATTGTATTAGCCTGCTTTCCTTTATTTAAAGAAAATGATGCTTACTTTTACAATGTTTTAGATGAAACAGAAATAATAATCCTAAAAAAAGCTTTCAAGAAAATTCTTTACTCAGTATCCGAAGATTAA
- a CDS encoding cysteine hydrolase family protein — translation MDSLSTEKTALVLIDFQRDFCSEGGYADKCNGLDWVKPIIPNTKKLLDKARELGLTIIFTRENYASDLSDCSQIKLQRSENAGAKYGDQGPMGRLMIRGEYGNDIIDELSPLKNEIVLDKSSYGTFLTTNIDEILKNKGIENIAIAGVTADVCVHTTLREATDRGYNCFYLKDAISAFKPEIREACEQMILEEGGVWGQLSTVNSFIKLF, via the coding sequence ATGGATTCTTTAAGTACAGAAAAAACTGCATTGGTTCTTATTGATTTTCAAAGAGACTTCTGTTCTGAAGGTGGTTATGCTGATAAGTGTAATGGATTAGATTGGGTAAAACCAATCATTCCAAATACAAAAAAGCTATTAGACAAAGCAAGAGAACTTGGTTTAACAATAATATTTACAAGAGAAAATTATGCAAGTGATTTATCCGATTGTTCACAAATAAAATTACAAAGATCTGAGAATGCTGGAGCAAAGTATGGCGATCAAGGACCAATGGGACGACTTATGATTCGTGGCGAATATGGTAACGATATTATTGATGAATTAAGTCCTCTTAAAAATGAAATAGTTTTAGATAAGTCTAGTTATGGAACATTTTTAACTACAAATATTGATGAAATATTAAAAAATAAAGGTATAGAAAATATTGCTATTGCTGGAGTTACTGCTGATGTTTGTGTTCATACTACTTTACGAGAGGCTACGGACAGAGGTTATAACTGTTTTTATTTAAAAGATGCAATATCAGCTTTTAAACCAGAAATAAGAGAAGCTTGTGAACAAATGATATTAGAAGAAGGTGGTGTTTGGGGTCAACTATCTACAGTAAATAGTTTTATAAAACTATTTTAG
- a CDS encoding putative urea ABC transporter substrate-binding protein, with product MKSTTFKKLIKALSLSVLVLGLTTSSLQAETKKDFKIAWTIYVGNMPLPYAAQKGIVNKWAKKYGINIEVVQVNDYIEQINQYTAGTFDAALMTNMDVLTIPAAGGVDSTILITQDFSNGNDGIVLKDKNKLEDIKGQTVNLVELSVSHYLLARGLDTVGLSERDISIINTSDADIIAAYSSDDVTSLVTWNPQLSEIKKSNGANIVFNSSNIPGEIIDNIVIHTKILNDNPELGKALVGAWFEVMEIVKNKDKEALSFMAKDSGTNIKSFQEQLDSTMMFYNVKDALKFVESQEIINTMKKVSQFSFEHGILGEGAPDAEFIGISFPNGKIYGDKNNIKLRFDNTYIKMAAEGKL from the coding sequence ATGAAATCAACTACTTTCAAAAAACTAATCAAAGCACTGTCACTGTCTGTTTTAGTATTAGGATTAACGACAAGCTCTCTTCAAGCTGAGACTAAAAAAGATTTTAAAATCGCGTGGACTATTTATGTAGGAAATATGCCATTACCTTATGCTGCACAAAAAGGTATAGTAAATAAATGGGCAAAAAAATATGGGATTAATATTGAAGTAGTTCAAGTTAATGATTACATTGAGCAAATCAATCAATATACAGCAGGTACATTCGATGCAGCATTAATGACGAACATGGATGTCTTAACAATTCCAGCTGCTGGAGGAGTTGATTCTACAATATTAATTACTCAAGATTTTTCAAATGGAAATGATGGAATTGTATTAAAAGATAAAAATAAACTTGAAGATATTAAAGGTCAAACAGTTAACCTTGTAGAGTTATCAGTTTCTCACTATTTATTAGCAAGAGGTTTAGATACAGTAGGACTTAGTGAAAGAGATATTAGTATTATTAATACGTCTGATGCTGATATTATAGCAGCGTATTCATCTGATGATGTAACTTCTTTAGTTACATGGAATCCACAATTAAGTGAAATTAAAAAATCTAACGGTGCTAATATAGTATTTAATTCAAGTAATATTCCTGGAGAAATAATCGATAATATTGTTATACATACTAAAATATTAAATGATAATCCAGAATTAGGAAAAGCATTAGTTGGTGCTTGGTTTGAAGTTATGGAAATTGTTAAAAATAAAGATAAAGAGGCACTATCTTTTATGGCTAAAGATTCAGGAACAAATATAAAAAGTTTCCAAGAACAATTAGACTCAACAATGATGTTTTATAATGTAAAAGATGCACTTAAATTTGTAGAAAGCCAAGAAATTATTAATACTATGAAAAAAGTTAGTCAATTTTCTTTTGAGCATGGAATACTTGGAGAAGGTGCACCTGATGCGGAATTTATTGGGATTTCTTTTCCTAATGGAAAAATTTATGGAGATAAAAATAACATAAAACTAAGATTTGATAATACATATATAAAAATGGCTGCAGAAGGGAAACTTTAA